In Sedimentibacter sp. MB31-C6, one genomic interval encodes:
- a CDS encoding AraC family transcriptional regulator yields MHINDENPYVEQINKVQDYIENHLDKHLTIKQLSQIANFSEYHFQRIFGFVTGESLYRFIKRIRLEKATYMLLADKERPIIDIAMSVGFVSQASFAKAFKLKYGISASSYRKINGVINEINSIEENFNGLDMSIEPLNIEIRSEKATNLIYTRYTGSYKGDSELFSRLFYKLYHWANQRKLISVDSRWFVIYHDFGNETDEENLRLSVCMSVDRNIAISGDISVLTLSEGLYGVGSFMVDSSEYRKAWYYMYTKWLPNIGYKLDDRFSFEHYPLLEMQGDKRLVEIYIPIV; encoded by the coding sequence ATGCATATAAATGATGAGAATCCTTATGTTGAACAAATTAATAAAGTACAAGACTATATAGAAAATCATTTAGATAAACACCTTACAATTAAACAGTTATCTCAAATAGCCAATTTTAGTGAGTATCATTTTCAAAGGATATTTGGGTTTGTGACAGGAGAAAGCTTGTATAGATTTATTAAAAGGATAAGATTGGAGAAGGCAACTTATATGCTTTTGGCAGATAAGGAGCGACCAATAATTGACATCGCCATGAGTGTAGGATTTGTTAGTCAAGCCTCTTTTGCTAAGGCTTTTAAACTTAAATATGGTATTAGTGCTAGCAGCTATAGAAAAATAAATGGTGTCATAAATGAGATTAATTCTATTGAAGAGAATTTCAATGGATTGGATATGAGTATTGAGCCACTAAATATTGAGATACGAAGTGAGAAGGCAACTAATCTCATTTATACTAGATATACAGGATCATACAAAGGAGACAGCGAACTTTTTTCTCGTTTGTTTTACAAGCTCTATCATTGGGCGAATCAAAGAAAGCTAATTTCAGTAGACTCAAGATGGTTTGTTATCTATCATGATTTTGGAAACGAAACTGACGAAGAAAATTTGCGGCTCAGTGTCTGTATGTCTGTTGATAGAAATATTGCAATCAGTGGAGATATTAGTGTGCTCACTCTTTCGGAAGGCTTGTATGGGGTCGGAAGTTTTATGGTAGATTCAAGTGAATACCGCAAAGCATGGTATTATATGTACACAAAATGGCTTCCAAATATTGGGTATAAACTTGACGATAGGTTTTCTTTTGAGCATTATCCTCTATTGGAAATGCAAGGAGACAAGCGTTTGGTAGAGATTTATATACCGATTGTTTGA
- a CDS encoding 4Fe-4S dicluster domain-containing protein: protein MKYKVNQEKCRQCKMCLRSKCPAIKFKDKIIINIEKCTGCGICYKLCPVNAIEMIDDNKY from the coding sequence ATGAAATATAAGGTTAATCAAGAAAAATGCAGACAGTGTAAAATGTGTTTAAGATCAAAATGTCCTGCTATAAAATTTAAAGATAAGATTATTATAAATATTGAAAAGTGTACCGGTTGTGGGATTTGTTATAAATTATGTCCTGTTAATGCTATAGAAATGATTGATGATAATAAATACTAA
- a CDS encoding FAD-dependent oxidoreductase, which translates to MKRNIFTKTLMLSLSMLLVFSMILSGCVPKETSKEGQEQANEEIKDESIFTPGIYEGEAAGFNGPIKVKVTVDVDKITDIEVVSHSETENIATNAITEIPNSIIEFQSVAVDSISGATGASNGIKEAVKAALLSAGASEEQITKEVIKEIVTGEKELEADVVIVGAGGSGVAAAVTAAENGAKVIVLEKAAIPGGTTANGGGFFAADSEQARKLGHEKLDTDMIFEMWMNEMDWKADANLVRQFLDLSHTTADWLEERGVIFHKMDVAVQQSHAEGTNGYHKYDDYTKTSEQLGAMLDRIVQENGAEVYFETPANELIAKDGVVTGVIAKGKDGTTYKVNADSVILASGGFVGNDEMVKEALNGVSVNASGYNTNVGDGINMALSQGAATRSMEAMVLHTFNVAGGSKIQGDYEFMDLYQATNSVAYMPIIPWLDAHGFRYANEGIVYDRALSTNALVAQGSYGWFIYNEELLNTLENEGAAAAGMKENIAMGPMPDITPLHKGWNKLTEIVGKMVDNGDVKKADDLAGLAELTGMDPEILQVTMDKYNEDARNSVDTMYGKDGELMYEMSSGPYYAFQITPNNLCTVGGARINANFQVVLDDAKNGYTPIKNLYAAGADAGGLYSDHYAHTIEGAAQSWAYNSGRLVGARATENSLGIKIDLLGKK; encoded by the coding sequence ATGAAACGAAACATTTTTACAAAAACTTTAATGCTATCACTTAGCATGTTATTAGTTTTCAGCATGATACTAAGTGGTTGTGTACCTAAAGAGACTTCAAAAGAAGGTCAAGAACAAGCAAATGAAGAAATAAAAGATGAAAGTATATTTACTCCAGGTATTTATGAAGGAGAAGCAGCAGGTTTCAACGGACCAATAAAGGTTAAAGTTACAGTTGATGTTGATAAGATTACTGATATAGAAGTAGTAAGCCATAGCGAAACTGAAAATATAGCTACTAATGCAATTACTGAAATTCCTAATAGTATAATTGAATTTCAATCTGTTGCAGTAGACTCTATATCAGGTGCAACGGGCGCAAGCAATGGTATAAAAGAAGCTGTAAAGGCTGCTTTGTTATCTGCAGGAGCTAGTGAAGAACAAATTACTAAAGAAGTAATCAAGGAGATTGTAACTGGAGAAAAGGAATTAGAAGCGGATGTAGTAATAGTTGGAGCAGGCGGTTCAGGTGTAGCTGCAGCCGTAACAGCAGCTGAGAATGGTGCAAAGGTTATTGTATTGGAAAAAGCTGCAATACCGGGAGGAACAACTGCAAATGGCGGTGGATTCTTTGCTGCTGACAGTGAACAAGCTCGTAAGCTAGGACATGAAAAATTAGATACTGATATGATATTTGAAATGTGGATGAATGAAATGGACTGGAAAGCTGATGCAAATTTAGTAAGGCAGTTTTTAGATTTATCTCATACAACAGCAGACTGGTTAGAAGAAAGAGGAGTTATATTCCACAAAATGGATGTAGCAGTTCAGCAAAGTCATGCAGAAGGTACTAACGGTTACCATAAATACGATGACTATACAAAGACTTCAGAGCAATTAGGTGCAATGTTAGATAGAATTGTACAGGAGAATGGAGCTGAAGTATATTTTGAAACACCGGCTAACGAACTTATAGCAAAAGATGGAGTAGTAACAGGCGTAATAGCAAAAGGTAAAGATGGCACAACTTATAAAGTGAATGCGGATTCTGTTATATTAGCATCAGGTGGATTCGTGGGCAATGATGAAATGGTAAAAGAAGCATTAAACGGTGTATCGGTAAACGCTTCAGGATATAATACCAATGTTGGCGATGGAATTAATATGGCACTGAGTCAAGGTGCGGCAACTCGAAGTATGGAAGCTATGGTATTACATACATTTAATGTAGCTGGAGGTTCAAAGATTCAAGGAGATTATGAATTCATGGACCTTTATCAGGCAACTAACTCTGTAGCATATATGCCGATTATCCCTTGGTTAGATGCACATGGATTTCGTTATGCAAATGAAGGTATAGTTTATGATAGAGCCTTAAGCACAAATGCATTAGTAGCTCAAGGAAGTTATGGATGGTTTATATACAATGAGGAATTATTAAATACTTTAGAAAATGAAGGCGCAGCAGCGGCTGGCATGAAAGAAAATATAGCAATGGGACCTATGCCTGATATTACACCACTTCACAAAGGATGGAATAAGCTGACAGAGATTGTAGGTAAAATGGTAGATAATGGTGATGTAAAGAAAGCTGATGATTTGGCAGGATTAGCAGAACTTACAGGTATGGATCCTGAAATATTACAAGTAACAATGGATAAATACAATGAAGATGCAAGAAATAGTGTTGACACTATGTATGGCAAGGATGGAGAATTAATGTACGAAATGAGCAGTGGACCGTACTATGCATTCCAAATTACTCCAAATAACTTATGTACAGTTGGAGGAGCAAGAATCAACGCTAATTTCCAAGTTGTTTTAGATGATGCAAAAAATGGATATACACCTATTAAAAATCTATATGCTGCAGGAGCGGATGCAGGTGGACTATATTCAGATCATTATGCTCATACGATTGAAGGAGCAGCACAGAGTTGGGCTTACAATTCAGGTCGTTTGGTAGGAGCAAGAGCAACAGAAAATTCATTGGGAATAAAAATTGATTTATTAGGCAAAAAATAA
- a CDS encoding N-acetyltransferase — protein MKNEFINLTPDNLAAEHLCCIIRSKKLHPGVEAKRQWLVDRLNEGHVFRKLNAKATVFIEYAPLKTAWVPIVGDNYYYIYCLWVLGEYKGKGYGKALMEYCIADAKEKGKSGICMLGSKKQKNWLSNQEFANKYGFEVVDTTDDGYELLALSFDGTTPEFTKNTKIHKIEKKELTVYYSMQCPFIYQKINEIKQYCETNNIPLSLVKVDTLEKAKELPCVFNNWGTFYKGEFVTVNLLDVNAIEKILKK, from the coding sequence ATGAAGAATGAATTTATAAACTTAACACCGGATAACTTAGCAGCTGAACACTTATGTTGTATTATTCGTAGCAAAAAGCTCCATCCGGGTGTTGAAGCAAAGAGACAGTGGCTTGTAGATAGATTAAATGAAGGTCATGTATTTAGAAAATTAAATGCGAAGGCCACCGTGTTTATCGAGTATGCACCGCTGAAAACAGCATGGGTGCCTATCGTTGGAGACAATTATTATTATATATATTGCCTATGGGTTTTAGGTGAGTATAAAGGAAAGGGATATGGCAAGGCACTGATGGAGTACTGTATTGCCGATGCAAAAGAAAAGGGCAAGTCTGGTATCTGTATGCTTGGATCAAAAAAACAGAAGAATTGGCTTTCCAATCAGGAATTTGCCAATAAATATGGATTTGAAGTTGTTGATACAACTGATGATGGCTATGAACTTCTTGCACTTTCCTTTGACGGAACAACTCCAGAATTTACAAAAAATACCAAAATTCATAAAATAGAGAAAAAAGAGTTAACCGTATATTATAGTATGCAATGCCCATTTATCTATCAAAAGATAAACGAAATAAAACAATACTGTGAAACAAATAATATTCCGTTGTCCCTTGTTAAAGTGGATACGCTAGAAAAGGCCAAGGAGTTACCTTGTGTTTTCAATAATTGGGGTACGTTTTATAAAGGTGAATTCGTAACTGTAAACTTACTGGATGTGAATGCTATTGAGAAAATCCTAAAAAAGTGA
- a CDS encoding MATE family efflux transporter, producing MIQNKSELIQKGGMYKVLLTLSIPIMINSIIQTLYNLVDGIWVSKISSVHFAATSFVWPINFLFVALGIGLSVAGTSLLSQLLGAGKYKEAKEYTTQLMVSSFLLSIAFTIVGFITSPYIIKLMGGEGEFANLANIYLRITFLDLPFMFLYFNINSIMNAQGNTVTPTILSAISALLNVALDPVLIFTLNMGIEGAAWATVLSRMVLALLGVRIILKEDNALKPNFRGFKVNKNILKEIVRVGLPASIGQAGASIGFMFLNGFIVSYGTATMAAFGMVNRVTSLVMQPAMGVGAALTAVVGQNLGANQLDRATESFIKASKIALCIGSIGGTLIFIFNKQMVDFFIQSKDEPEVIIQSMTYMKYVAFSMPLMGMFSVFQGIFQGSGNTKYSMSMEVGRLWAVRLPMILIFKNFSNFGASGIWFSMSFSNLIVCLYGLLIYKTHGWKRKTLIE from the coding sequence GTGATACAGAATAAATCAGAATTAATACAAAAGGGTGGTATGTATAAGGTGTTGTTGACCTTATCCATTCCAATTATGATTAATAGTATAATACAGACATTATATAACTTGGTAGATGGGATTTGGGTTAGTAAGATTTCTTCAGTTCATTTTGCAGCTACTTCTTTCGTTTGGCCAATAAACTTTCTGTTTGTTGCTTTAGGAATTGGATTGTCAGTTGCAGGAACCTCCCTACTTTCCCAGTTGCTGGGTGCAGGTAAGTATAAAGAAGCCAAAGAATATACTACTCAGTTAATGGTATCATCATTTTTGCTATCAATTGCGTTTACCATAGTTGGATTTATTACAAGTCCATATATAATTAAACTTATGGGTGGTGAAGGTGAATTCGCTAATTTAGCAAATATATATTTAAGAATAACATTTTTGGATTTACCATTTATGTTTTTATATTTTAATATAAATTCTATAATGAATGCACAGGGAAATACTGTAACTCCAACAATATTAAGCGCTATATCCGCTTTATTAAATGTTGCATTAGATCCAGTGTTAATATTTACATTAAATATGGGTATAGAAGGTGCAGCCTGGGCTACAGTATTATCAAGGATGGTATTGGCATTGTTAGGAGTTAGAATTATACTTAAAGAAGATAATGCTTTAAAACCTAATTTTAGGGGATTTAAAGTTAATAAAAACATACTAAAAGAAATTGTAAGAGTCGGACTACCAGCATCTATTGGACAAGCAGGCGCATCCATTGGGTTTATGTTTCTAAATGGATTTATTGTATCATATGGAACTGCTACAATGGCTGCATTTGGCATGGTAAATAGAGTTACAAGTTTGGTAATGCAACCTGCTATGGGAGTTGGTGCAGCTCTTACAGCAGTTGTAGGTCAAAATCTAGGAGCTAACCAACTTGATAGGGCGACAGAAAGCTTTATCAAGGCTTCAAAAATTGCCTTATGCATAGGAAGTATTGGTGGTACATTAATATTTATTTTCAACAAACAAATGGTGGATTTCTTTATTCAATCTAAAGATGAGCCTGAGGTAATTATTCAAAGTATGACTTATATGAAATATGTTGCATTTTCAATGCCTTTGATGGGTATGTTCAGTGTATTCCAAGGTATATTTCAAGGCTCAGGAAATACAAAATATTCTATGTCCATGGAGGTAGGAAGACTTTGGGCAGTCAGGTTGCCAATGATATTAATATTTAAAAATTTCTCTAATTTTGGAGCCTCCGGCATTTGGTTTTCTATGAGTTTTAGCAATTTAATAGTGTGCCTTTATGGTCTATTGATATATAAAACTCACGGATGGAAGAGAAAAACATTAATAGAATAA
- a CDS encoding TrmO family methyltransferase domain-containing protein, with amino-acid sequence MKWLEIGTVDIDDKNNAFLVNLHTGYEKALNKLDMFSHCMLYFLMEDRIELYVTKILEINEKMGQLILQIPEKYIQYTQKKNVESKTLETLGQLIDIKPYYPAEEVVLKAKEPKNRFCINYLDNFIGEYKVYENRTVIQLEKKILKEIEYCPDNAHIIKKGDYIRVLWWFHRFDKDSFRKNRMCSPPYNNAPKMGIFATRSPVRPNPIGSTVVQVEQVDYHNGIIDVNSFDGFPGTKIFQIMFYQPLVDKIEGATLPPWVSHWTTYKSFDKPKEIDISSKELLQDAIIRDEHFEFCGELELADIVEDEYDDQEIHIHNAHIHNLKNVSVSIPKNSVNLITGVSGSGKSSLAFDTIYAESQKQFMDLVLSNQMLNDTFSDVHVDKITGLQPAIAIEQRTLGVNPRSTVGTVTKIADILKLLFVTIGERLCPKCHKIIDDSNVCKGCGEILLDRTPQLFSYNNPDYMCPICKGLGVEMQIDEEKIVEYPDKSLLDCASSLYGNLRKHRKKPNANWMRGEILALADDLNVDLELPFSKLPDEFKQQFFYGSNEREVSLSYENLNGRSGVITRPVEGAVNIIQRLIHDTKSTTMTDQIKRYMSKKTCSQCQGERLREEGRLVNIYGYRYPEVMKFSIDQLRVWCHKIYGQLMKDQHDKTKMLFIKLNQRLKWIQDVGLSYITLDRSVPSLSGGEAQRLKLATQFGTGLSNILYIMDEPSKGLHPKDYRFLMDTITDLKKHGNTVILVEHKKIFMTIADMHFEMGPKAGRYGGELISVKYRQEIEKQLELHSYNDDFNAIEIVNDLSKDYNIENGKNSFIQLKGVTTHNLKCVDVAIPIGMITAVIGVSGSGKSSLISKTLYPYIMKLLGRTVEEMGTLQQVTGVEVFEDVCYVNQKPIGSNSRSNPGTYTGVFDLIRKCYAGTKQAKSKNLSKEFFSFNSKKGQCPECSGLGEVAVNMHYMDDFYVTCNKCHGKRYSKEVLEVKRKGLSIGDILEFEIHDLIEVFQEEKEIVRQLSMLDKVGLGYLKLGQSASTLSGGEAQRIKLAKELYKKDCKNILYILDEPTTGLHEEDAEKVIAVLMELKEKGATIIIIEHNLKMINACDYIVELGPRGGNQGGYIIKVGYKKK; translated from the coding sequence ATGAAGTGGTTGGAAATTGGAACAGTAGATATAGATGATAAAAACAATGCATTTCTTGTTAATTTACATACAGGATATGAAAAAGCATTGAATAAGTTGGATATGTTTTCTCATTGCATGCTATATTTTCTTATGGAAGATAGAATTGAATTATATGTAACAAAAATTTTGGAAATAAATGAAAAGATGGGTCAACTTATACTTCAAATACCAGAGAAGTATATACAGTATACACAAAAAAAGAATGTGGAATCAAAAACATTAGAGACTTTAGGACAATTAATTGATATAAAGCCCTATTATCCTGCTGAAGAAGTTGTGCTTAAAGCAAAAGAACCTAAAAATAGATTCTGTATAAATTATTTAGATAATTTCATTGGCGAATATAAAGTGTATGAAAATAGGACAGTCATTCAACTTGAGAAAAAAATATTAAAAGAAATTGAGTACTGTCCTGATAATGCTCATATCATTAAAAAAGGTGATTATATTAGAGTGTTGTGGTGGTTTCACCGTTTTGACAAAGATTCGTTTCGAAAGAATAGAATGTGCAGTCCTCCATATAATAATGCACCCAAAATGGGAATATTTGCAACAAGATCGCCGGTTCGACCAAATCCAATAGGGTCAACAGTTGTACAAGTAGAGCAGGTAGATTATCATAATGGCATTATTGATGTCAATAGTTTTGATGGTTTTCCAGGGACGAAAATTTTTCAAATTATGTTTTATCAACCATTAGTAGACAAAATAGAAGGAGCTACTCTACCTCCTTGGGTATCACATTGGACGACATATAAAAGTTTTGATAAACCAAAAGAGATAGATATATCGTCTAAAGAACTTTTGCAGGACGCAATTATAAGGGATGAGCATTTTGAGTTTTGTGGTGAACTTGAGTTAGCTGATATTGTAGAAGATGAATATGATGACCAAGAAATACATATACACAATGCACATATTCATAATTTAAAAAATGTATCTGTATCAATTCCTAAAAATAGTGTTAATTTAATTACTGGTGTTAGTGGTAGTGGCAAATCTAGTTTGGCTTTTGACACAATTTATGCTGAGAGTCAAAAACAGTTTATGGATCTGGTTCTCTCAAATCAAATGTTAAATGATACATTTTCTGATGTGCATGTTGATAAGATAACAGGGTTACAACCGGCCATAGCGATTGAACAACGAACGTTAGGAGTTAATCCAAGGTCTACTGTAGGAACAGTTACTAAGATAGCAGATATTCTGAAGCTTTTATTTGTAACTATCGGCGAGCGATTATGTCCAAAATGTCATAAAATTATTGATGATTCAAATGTTTGTAAAGGTTGTGGTGAGATTCTATTAGATAGAACTCCTCAACTGTTTAGCTATAATAACCCTGATTATATGTGTCCAATTTGTAAAGGTTTAGGCGTAGAAATGCAGATTGATGAAGAAAAAATTGTTGAATATCCAGATAAATCTTTGCTAGACTGTGCTTCATCACTATATGGTAATTTAAGAAAACATAGAAAGAAACCAAATGCTAATTGGATGAGAGGAGAGATTTTGGCTTTAGCCGATGACTTAAATGTAGATTTAGAATTACCATTTTCAAAATTACCAGATGAATTTAAACAACAGTTTTTCTATGGCTCAAATGAACGGGAAGTAAGCTTGTCATATGAGAATTTAAATGGAAGAAGCGGTGTCATCACAAGACCTGTCGAAGGTGCTGTTAATATTATTCAAAGATTAATTCATGATACGAAATCTACAACAATGACTGATCAGATAAAGCGATATATGTCAAAAAAAACATGTAGTCAATGTCAAGGTGAACGCCTACGAGAGGAAGGCAGGTTGGTTAATATATATGGATATAGATATCCTGAGGTTATGAAGTTTAGTATTGACCAGTTACGCGTATGGTGTCATAAAATATATGGGCAGCTTATGAAGGACCAGCATGATAAGACCAAGATGCTTTTTATTAAATTAAATCAAAGACTAAAATGGATACAAGATGTAGGGTTAAGTTATATAACCCTTGATAGAAGTGTGCCTAGTTTGTCTGGTGGAGAAGCTCAGCGTCTGAAATTAGCAACGCAATTTGGGACAGGTTTGTCCAATATTCTTTATATCATGGATGAACCTTCAAAAGGATTACATCCTAAGGATTATAGGTTTTTAATGGATACTATCACAGATTTGAAAAAGCATGGAAATACGGTTATTCTTGTCGAACACAAAAAAATCTTTATGACGATTGCTGATATGCATTTTGAAATGGGACCAAAAGCGGGACGATATGGTGGAGAACTAATATCTGTAAAATACCGACAAGAGATTGAAAAACAGCTTGAATTACATAGTTATAACGATGATTTTAATGCTATTGAAATTGTAAATGACTTATCTAAGGATTACAATATAGAGAATGGTAAAAATTCTTTTATTCAACTTAAGGGAGTTACAACTCATAATCTAAAATGTGTTGATGTAGCAATACCAATTGGAATGATAACAGCAGTTATAGGTGTAAGTGGTTCTGGGAAAAGTAGCCTTATATCAAAGACTTTATATCCTTATATCATGAAATTACTTGGAAGAACTGTTGAGGAGATGGGTACTTTACAGCAAGTAACTGGAGTAGAAGTATTTGAAGATGTTTGCTATGTCAATCAGAAACCAATAGGTAGCAATTCAAGATCTAATCCTGGCACATACACTGGGGTGTTTGATTTAATAAGAAAATGCTATGCAGGAACTAAACAAGCAAAAAGTAAAAACCTGTCAAAAGAATTTTTTAGCTTTAATTCAAAAAAGGGTCAGTGTCCAGAGTGTAGTGGTCTTGGAGAGGTTGCAGTGAACATGCATTATATGGATGATTTTTATGTTACTTGTAATAAATGCCATGGTAAAAGATATTCTAAAGAGGTGTTAGAGGTTAAAAGAAAGGGTTTGTCTATAGGAGATATTCTTGAATTTGAAATTCATGATTTGATAGAAGTTTTTCAAGAAGAAAAGGAGATTGTTAGACAGCTCTCGATGTTAGATAAAGTTGGTTTAGGTTATCTTAAGCTTGGTCAAAGTGCTTCTACTTTATCAGGTGGTGAAGCACAGAGAATTAAGTTAGCTAAAGAATTATACAAAAAAGATTGTAAAAATATCCTTTATATTTTAGATGAACCAACTACTGGTTTACATGAGGAAGATGCTGAAAAGGTTATAGCAGTTTTAATGGAATTGAAAGAAAAAGGTGCAACTATTATTATAATTGAACATAATCTCAAAATGATTAATGCATGTGATTACATTGTAGAGCTTGGTCCAAGAGGGGGAAATCAAGGTGGTTATATTATTAAGGTTGGTTATAAGAAAAAATAA
- a CDS encoding MerR family transcriptional regulator, with the protein MKYKSGDVQKILGVSVETLRYFDSIGLIKPERNQINNYKYYDTLDLNKIVAYKFYRGYEFTLDESLDILKIDNRSVLGKLNEKTEDIKEKCIYYENLLMRVEDLKKSFEYTNFVGELNFEDSPEVLLYYNQKNDEFQTDEVILDTTRKYLEYLPFVYLAVHISQFGDKVGQDIHFGYAVNTKYKHVINKLHNTLGKIYPSKKCIHTILKITDDALIAESLNYVIDYMKKEGLKLNGDIIGWIINEEVLTKGVIRYFEIWVPIK; encoded by the coding sequence ATGAAGTATAAGTCTGGAGATGTACAAAAAATACTAGGAGTATCAGTTGAAACCCTTAGATATTTTGATAGTATAGGATTGATTAAACCTGAGCGTAATCAAATTAATAATTATAAGTATTATGATACATTAGATTTAAATAAAATAGTGGCATATAAATTTTACCGAGGTTACGAATTCACTCTTGATGAATCACTTGATATTTTAAAGATTGATAATAGAAGTGTCTTGGGAAAACTTAATGAGAAAACTGAAGACATAAAGGAAAAGTGTATATACTACGAAAATCTTTTAATGAGAGTTGAAGATTTGAAAAAGTCCTTTGAATATACTAATTTTGTTGGTGAATTAAATTTTGAAGATAGTCCGGAAGTATTATTATATTATAACCAAAAAAATGATGAATTTCAAACTGATGAAGTGATATTAGATACAACTAGGAAATATTTAGAATATTTGCCATTTGTATATCTTGCCGTACACATATCTCAATTTGGCGATAAAGTAGGGCAAGATATTCATTTTGGATATGCCGTTAACACTAAATATAAGCATGTTATAAATAAATTACATAATACATTAGGAAAAATTTATCCCTCTAAAAAGTGTATTCATACAATTTTAAAAATCACAGATGATGCATTAATTGCTGAGTCATTGAATTATGTTATAGATTATATGAAAAAAGAAGGACTAAAATTAAACGGCGATATAATAGGTTGGATAATAAATGAAGAAGTTTTAACAAAAGGTGTAATACGATACTTTGAAATTTGGGTTCCAATAAAATAA
- a CDS encoding DUF2000 domain-containing protein: MNDCDMKCVMIIDSELPIGVIANTSAILGVTLGKHIPEQVGDDVSDATRKSHLGIITIPISMLKGNKDILKDLRERLYAPEYSDLVVVDFSDVAQCCNVYSEYIAKAACVPEQEYTYLGIAIYGEKKKVNKLTGFMPLLR; the protein is encoded by the coding sequence ATGAATGATTGCGATATGAAATGTGTAATGATTATAGATTCAGAACTACCAATTGGGGTCATAGCCAATACTTCTGCAATCTTAGGTGTAACTTTGGGTAAGCATATACCAGAGCAGGTTGGAGATGATGTTTCTGATGCTACTCGTAAATCGCATTTGGGCATAATAACAATACCTATTTCAATGCTGAAAGGAAATAAGGACATCTTAAAGGATTTGAGGGAACGACTGTATGCCCCGGAGTATAGTGATTTAGTGGTTGTTGATTTTTCTGATGTGGCACAATGTTGCAATGTATATAGTGAATATATAGCAAAGGCAGCATGCGTACCGGAACAGGAGTACACTTATTTGGGAATAGCTATTTATGGAGAAAAGAAAAAGGTAAACAAATTAACAGGGTTTATGCCGCTTTTAAGATAA
- a CDS encoding AraC family transcriptional regulator, whose translation MSKEIRTVKFDAELKIEAYHFQGIMQKFPNHFHEYYVIGFIENGCRYLSCKNKEYTIEPGDLLLFNPGDNHICEQIDGKTLNYRCINIQPEIMGKAVFEITGRDYLPCFTTPVVFHSEMISILRDLHLAIMQEEKDFRKEEIFFLLLEQLIDEYTEKEVPSSKSEQSIEAKTISEFLEKNYMNHITLDDLSNLTGLSKYYLLRSFTKQKGISPYSYLETIRINKAKKLLEQGELPIDVALKTGFTDQSHFSNFFKKFIGLTPKQYMNIFKDICN comes from the coding sequence TTGTCAAAAGAAATAAGAACAGTGAAATTTGACGCTGAACTAAAAATAGAAGCATATCATTTTCAAGGGATTATGCAAAAATTCCCCAACCACTTTCACGAGTATTATGTAATTGGGTTTATAGAAAATGGGTGTCGGTATTTATCCTGTAAAAACAAGGAGTATACCATAGAACCTGGAGATTTGTTACTGTTCAATCCCGGAGATAATCATATTTGCGAACAAATCGATGGAAAAACGCTGAATTATCGCTGTATCAATATTCAACCGGAAATTATGGGTAAAGCAGTTTTTGAAATAACAGGAAGGGACTATTTACCTTGTTTTACAACACCAGTTGTTTTTCATAGTGAAATGATTTCGATATTAAGAGATTTGCATTTAGCAATTATGCAGGAGGAGAAGGATTTTAGAAAAGAAGAAATATTCTTTTTGCTTTTAGAGCAGTTAATTGATGAATATACAGAAAAGGAAGTCCCATCATCAAAATCGGAACAAAGTATAGAAGCCAAGACTATTTCTGAGTTTTTAGAAAAAAATTACATGAATCATATCACATTAGACGACTTAAGTAATCTAACCGGGTTAAGCAAATACTATTTACTACGTTCTTTTACCAAACAAAAAGGAATTTCTCCATACAGCTATTTGGAAACGATACGCATCAATAAAGCAAAAAAGCTTTTGGAACAAGGTGAATTACCCATTGATGTGGCATTAAAGACAGGTTTTACCGACCAGAGTCACTTTTCAAATTTCTTTAAAAAGTTTATTGGCCTGACACCAAAACAATATATGAACATTTTCAAGGATATTTGTAATTGA